In a single window of the Antedon mediterranea chromosome 1, ecAntMedi1.1, whole genome shotgun sequence genome:
- the LOC140040513 gene encoding serine incorporator 1-like isoform X2 produces MGCVISLAGLACCCGAAACSCCCSACPSCKNSTSTRLVYGFFLLLGAITSCIMLIPGLREKLSDLWFVCDDGRSEYCDLVAGYSGVYRVCFGLACFFFLLAVIMLNTKSSGDPRSKIQNGFWFFKFLALIGLWVGAFYIPSGDFEQVWRYFGLVGAFIFILVQLVLIVDFAHTWNEKWVDKVEETDNRGWYFGLLFFTIINYAICITGIVLFYVYYIGDAVHSCSENKFFISFNMALCIGISILAILPKVQEAQPRSGLLQSSVISLYVVYLTWSAMTSSPEKACNPGFPTVNNGTLSGATGSAVKAESWIGFFIWFISIVFACMRTASTNNVGKLTGNETFSRLERTDSNKKVLLSSDSSANAKESGGNSVDAETGQTVWDDEEDAVAYSYSFFHLLLFLATLYIMMTLTNWLKPSSSIDSQFTESSGAVWVKISSCWLCVLLYGWTLIAPVVLSERDFT; encoded by the exons ATGGGTTGTGTTATCTCACTGGCTGGA TTGGCCTGTTGTTGTGGTGCAGCAGCATGTAGCTGCTGTTGCAGTGCATGCCCTTCATGCAAAAACTCTACATCAACTCGTCTTGTCTATGGTTTTTTCCTCTTGTTGGGTGCCATCACATCTTGCATAATGTTGATACCAGGATTGCGAGAGAAATTAAGTGAT TTATGGTTTGTGTGTGACGATGGAAGATCTGAATATTGTGACCTAGTTGCTGGATACTCGGGTGTTTACCGTGTTTGCTTTGGATTAGCTTGTTTCTTCTTCTTGCTTGCTGTGATCATGCTTAATACAAAATCAAGTGGTGATCCCAGATCCAAAATACAAAATGG ATTCTGGTTTTTCAAGTTCCTTGCTCTGATTGGTCTTTGGGTTGGAGCTTTTTATATTCCATCTGGTGATTTTGAACAGG TCTGGCGTTACTTTGGTCTGGTTGGAGCCTTCATTTTTATATTGGTCCAGTTGGTATTAATTGTTGACTTTGCTCATACTTGGAATGAAAAGTGGGTTGACAAAGTGGAAGAAACCGACAATAGAGGCTGGTACTTTG GATTGCTTTTCTTCACCATCATCAACTATGCTATTTGCATCACTGGAATCGTCCTTTTCTACGTTTACTACAtt ggTGATGCAGTTCACAGCTGTAGTGAGAACAAATTCTTTATATCTTTCAATATGGCATTGTGCATTGGCATCTCAATTTTGGCTATATTACCTAAAGTTCAGGAGG CACAACCTAGATCTGGTTTACTTCAGTCATCAGTGATATCACTATATGTGGTCTATTTGACATGGTCCGCAATGACTAGCTCACCAGAAAAAG cATGTAATCCTGGATTTCCAACTGTAAACAATGGGACATTGAGTGGAGCCACTGGATCTGCAGTCAAAGCAGAAAGCTGGATTGGTTTTTTCATCTGGTTTATATCTATTGTATTTGCTTG TATGCGTACTGCCAGCACCAACAATGTAGGCAAACTGACTGGTAATGAG ACATTCTCTCGCTTGGAGAGGACAGATTCAAATAAG AAAGTGTTACTAAGCTCCGACTCTTCAGCAAACGCAAAAG AGTCTGGTGGAAATAGTGTTGATGCAGAAACCGGACAAACTGTATGGGATGATGAGGAGGATGCCGTGGCTTACAGTTACAGTTTTTTTCATTTGCTTCTCTTCTTGGCTACATTGTATATCATGATGACACTTACCAATTGGCTCAA ACCTTCATCAAGCATTGATAGCCAGTTCACTGAAAGTAGTGGAGCAGTGTgggtgaagatttcatcatgtTGGTTGTGTGTACTTCTGTATGGTTGGACCCTCATTGCACCAGTTGTATTAAGTGAAAGGGACTTTACataa
- the LOC140040513 gene encoding serine incorporator 1-like isoform X1: MGCVISLAGLACCCGAAACSCCCSACPSCKNSTSTRLVYGFFLLLGAITSCIMLIPGLREKLSDLWFVCDDGRSEYCDLVAGYSGVYRVCFGLACFFFLLAVIMLNTKSSGDPRSKIQNGFWFFKFLALIGLWVGAFYIPSGDFEQVWRYFGLVGAFIFILVQLVLIVDFAHTWNEKWVDKVEETDNRGWYFGLLFFTIINYAICITGIVLFYVYYIGDAVHSCSENKFFISFNMALCIGISILAILPKVQEAQPRSGLLQSSVISLYVVYLTWSAMTSSPEKACNPGFPTVNNGTLSGATGSAVKAESWIGFFIWFISIVFACMRTASTNNVGKLTGNETFSRLERTDSNKEVTFYGANEKVLLSSDSSANAKESGGNSVDAETGQTVWDDEEDAVAYSYSFFHLLLFLATLYIMMTLTNWLKPSSSIDSQFTESSGAVWVKISSCWLCVLLYGWTLIAPVVLSERDFT; the protein is encoded by the exons ATGGGTTGTGTTATCTCACTGGCTGGA TTGGCCTGTTGTTGTGGTGCAGCAGCATGTAGCTGCTGTTGCAGTGCATGCCCTTCATGCAAAAACTCTACATCAACTCGTCTTGTCTATGGTTTTTTCCTCTTGTTGGGTGCCATCACATCTTGCATAATGTTGATACCAGGATTGCGAGAGAAATTAAGTGAT TTATGGTTTGTGTGTGACGATGGAAGATCTGAATATTGTGACCTAGTTGCTGGATACTCGGGTGTTTACCGTGTTTGCTTTGGATTAGCTTGTTTCTTCTTCTTGCTTGCTGTGATCATGCTTAATACAAAATCAAGTGGTGATCCCAGATCCAAAATACAAAATGG ATTCTGGTTTTTCAAGTTCCTTGCTCTGATTGGTCTTTGGGTTGGAGCTTTTTATATTCCATCTGGTGATTTTGAACAGG TCTGGCGTTACTTTGGTCTGGTTGGAGCCTTCATTTTTATATTGGTCCAGTTGGTATTAATTGTTGACTTTGCTCATACTTGGAATGAAAAGTGGGTTGACAAAGTGGAAGAAACCGACAATAGAGGCTGGTACTTTG GATTGCTTTTCTTCACCATCATCAACTATGCTATTTGCATCACTGGAATCGTCCTTTTCTACGTTTACTACAtt ggTGATGCAGTTCACAGCTGTAGTGAGAACAAATTCTTTATATCTTTCAATATGGCATTGTGCATTGGCATCTCAATTTTGGCTATATTACCTAAAGTTCAGGAGG CACAACCTAGATCTGGTTTACTTCAGTCATCAGTGATATCACTATATGTGGTCTATTTGACATGGTCCGCAATGACTAGCTCACCAGAAAAAG cATGTAATCCTGGATTTCCAACTGTAAACAATGGGACATTGAGTGGAGCCACTGGATCTGCAGTCAAAGCAGAAAGCTGGATTGGTTTTTTCATCTGGTTTATATCTATTGTATTTGCTTG TATGCGTACTGCCAGCACCAACAATGTAGGCAAACTGACTGGTAATGAG ACATTCTCTCGCTTGGAGAGGACAGATTCAAATAAG gaAGTAACATTTTATGGTGCAAATGAG AAAGTGTTACTAAGCTCCGACTCTTCAGCAAACGCAAAAG AGTCTGGTGGAAATAGTGTTGATGCAGAAACCGGACAAACTGTATGGGATGATGAGGAGGATGCCGTGGCTTACAGTTACAGTTTTTTTCATTTGCTTCTCTTCTTGGCTACATTGTATATCATGATGACACTTACCAATTGGCTCAA ACCTTCATCAAGCATTGATAGCCAGTTCACTGAAAGTAGTGGAGCAGTGTgggtgaagatttcatcatgtTGGTTGTGTGTACTTCTGTATGGTTGGACCCTCATTGCACCAGTTGTATTAAGTGAAAGGGACTTTACataa
- the LOC140040513 gene encoding serine incorporator 1-like isoform X3, producing the protein MGCVISLAGLACCCGAAACSCCCSACPSCKNSTSTRLVYGFFLLLGAITSCIMLIPGLREKLSDLWFVCDDGRSEYCDLVAGYSGVYRVCFGLACFFFLLAVIMLNTKSSGDPRSKIQNGFWFFKFLALIGLWVGAFYIPSGDFEQVWRYFGLVGAFIFILVQLVLIVDFAHTWNEKWVDKVEETDNRGWYFGLLFFTIINYAICITGIVLFYVYYIGDAVHSCSENKFFISFNMALCIGISILAILPKVQEAQPRSGLLQSSVISLYVVYLTWSAMTSSPEKACNPGFPTVNNGTLSGATGSAVKAESWIGFFIWFISIVFACMRTASTNNVGKLTGNEEVTFYGANEKVLLSSDSSANAKESGGNSVDAETGQTVWDDEEDAVAYSYSFFHLLLFLATLYIMMTLTNWLKPSSSIDSQFTESSGAVWVKISSCWLCVLLYGWTLIAPVVLSERDFT; encoded by the exons ATGGGTTGTGTTATCTCACTGGCTGGA TTGGCCTGTTGTTGTGGTGCAGCAGCATGTAGCTGCTGTTGCAGTGCATGCCCTTCATGCAAAAACTCTACATCAACTCGTCTTGTCTATGGTTTTTTCCTCTTGTTGGGTGCCATCACATCTTGCATAATGTTGATACCAGGATTGCGAGAGAAATTAAGTGAT TTATGGTTTGTGTGTGACGATGGAAGATCTGAATATTGTGACCTAGTTGCTGGATACTCGGGTGTTTACCGTGTTTGCTTTGGATTAGCTTGTTTCTTCTTCTTGCTTGCTGTGATCATGCTTAATACAAAATCAAGTGGTGATCCCAGATCCAAAATACAAAATGG ATTCTGGTTTTTCAAGTTCCTTGCTCTGATTGGTCTTTGGGTTGGAGCTTTTTATATTCCATCTGGTGATTTTGAACAGG TCTGGCGTTACTTTGGTCTGGTTGGAGCCTTCATTTTTATATTGGTCCAGTTGGTATTAATTGTTGACTTTGCTCATACTTGGAATGAAAAGTGGGTTGACAAAGTGGAAGAAACCGACAATAGAGGCTGGTACTTTG GATTGCTTTTCTTCACCATCATCAACTATGCTATTTGCATCACTGGAATCGTCCTTTTCTACGTTTACTACAtt ggTGATGCAGTTCACAGCTGTAGTGAGAACAAATTCTTTATATCTTTCAATATGGCATTGTGCATTGGCATCTCAATTTTGGCTATATTACCTAAAGTTCAGGAGG CACAACCTAGATCTGGTTTACTTCAGTCATCAGTGATATCACTATATGTGGTCTATTTGACATGGTCCGCAATGACTAGCTCACCAGAAAAAG cATGTAATCCTGGATTTCCAACTGTAAACAATGGGACATTGAGTGGAGCCACTGGATCTGCAGTCAAAGCAGAAAGCTGGATTGGTTTTTTCATCTGGTTTATATCTATTGTATTTGCTTG TATGCGTACTGCCAGCACCAACAATGTAGGCAAACTGACTGGTAATGAG gaAGTAACATTTTATGGTGCAAATGAG AAAGTGTTACTAAGCTCCGACTCTTCAGCAAACGCAAAAG AGTCTGGTGGAAATAGTGTTGATGCAGAAACCGGACAAACTGTATGGGATGATGAGGAGGATGCCGTGGCTTACAGTTACAGTTTTTTTCATTTGCTTCTCTTCTTGGCTACATTGTATATCATGATGACACTTACCAATTGGCTCAA ACCTTCATCAAGCATTGATAGCCAGTTCACTGAAAGTAGTGGAGCAGTGTgggtgaagatttcatcatgtTGGTTGTGTGTACTTCTGTATGGTTGGACCCTCATTGCACCAGTTGTATTAAGTGAAAGGGACTTTACataa
- the LOC140040513 gene encoding serine incorporator 1-like isoform X4 → MGCVISLAGLACCCGAAACSCCCSACPSCKNSTSTRLVYGFFLLLGAITSCIMLIPGLREKLSDLWFVCDDGRSEYCDLVAGYSGVYRVCFGLACFFFLLAVIMLNTKSSGDPRSKIQNGFWFFKFLALIGLWVGAFYIPSGDFEQVWRYFGLVGAFIFILVQLVLIVDFAHTWNEKWVDKVEETDNRGWYFGLLFFTIINYAICITGIVLFYVYYIGDAVHSCSENKFFISFNMALCIGISILAILPKVQEAQPRSGLLQSSVISLYVVYLTWSAMTSSPEKACNPGFPTVNNGTLSGATGSAVKAESWIGFFIWFISIVFACMRTASTNNVGKLTGNEKVLLSSDSSANAKESGGNSVDAETGQTVWDDEEDAVAYSYSFFHLLLFLATLYIMMTLTNWLKPSSSIDSQFTESSGAVWVKISSCWLCVLLYGWTLIAPVVLSERDFT, encoded by the exons ATGGGTTGTGTTATCTCACTGGCTGGA TTGGCCTGTTGTTGTGGTGCAGCAGCATGTAGCTGCTGTTGCAGTGCATGCCCTTCATGCAAAAACTCTACATCAACTCGTCTTGTCTATGGTTTTTTCCTCTTGTTGGGTGCCATCACATCTTGCATAATGTTGATACCAGGATTGCGAGAGAAATTAAGTGAT TTATGGTTTGTGTGTGACGATGGAAGATCTGAATATTGTGACCTAGTTGCTGGATACTCGGGTGTTTACCGTGTTTGCTTTGGATTAGCTTGTTTCTTCTTCTTGCTTGCTGTGATCATGCTTAATACAAAATCAAGTGGTGATCCCAGATCCAAAATACAAAATGG ATTCTGGTTTTTCAAGTTCCTTGCTCTGATTGGTCTTTGGGTTGGAGCTTTTTATATTCCATCTGGTGATTTTGAACAGG TCTGGCGTTACTTTGGTCTGGTTGGAGCCTTCATTTTTATATTGGTCCAGTTGGTATTAATTGTTGACTTTGCTCATACTTGGAATGAAAAGTGGGTTGACAAAGTGGAAGAAACCGACAATAGAGGCTGGTACTTTG GATTGCTTTTCTTCACCATCATCAACTATGCTATTTGCATCACTGGAATCGTCCTTTTCTACGTTTACTACAtt ggTGATGCAGTTCACAGCTGTAGTGAGAACAAATTCTTTATATCTTTCAATATGGCATTGTGCATTGGCATCTCAATTTTGGCTATATTACCTAAAGTTCAGGAGG CACAACCTAGATCTGGTTTACTTCAGTCATCAGTGATATCACTATATGTGGTCTATTTGACATGGTCCGCAATGACTAGCTCACCAGAAAAAG cATGTAATCCTGGATTTCCAACTGTAAACAATGGGACATTGAGTGGAGCCACTGGATCTGCAGTCAAAGCAGAAAGCTGGATTGGTTTTTTCATCTGGTTTATATCTATTGTATTTGCTTG TATGCGTACTGCCAGCACCAACAATGTAGGCAAACTGACTGGTAATGAG AAAGTGTTACTAAGCTCCGACTCTTCAGCAAACGCAAAAG AGTCTGGTGGAAATAGTGTTGATGCAGAAACCGGACAAACTGTATGGGATGATGAGGAGGATGCCGTGGCTTACAGTTACAGTTTTTTTCATTTGCTTCTCTTCTTGGCTACATTGTATATCATGATGACACTTACCAATTGGCTCAA ACCTTCATCAAGCATTGATAGCCAGTTCACTGAAAGTAGTGGAGCAGTGTgggtgaagatttcatcatgtTGGTTGTGTGTACTTCTGTATGGTTGGACCCTCATTGCACCAGTTGTATTAAGTGAAAGGGACTTTACataa